The window ACTGTTTTTTTAACGCTCCTAATGGGCGTTTTTTTCTATTTGTATCATGTCGGAAGTTTATTTCAGTTAGCTGTATTCTCATTTGCAACCTATAGCGTATCCTTTTTGATAATACAATACAGGGTAGAGAAATTTATATACAAACGTATCAATAAGATATATAAAGACTTAACACTTTTGGAGTCTGTCAGTTTTAGAAAAAATAGTATTACGACAGACATGGCAACTTTAACAAAGCAGATCGATCAATATGCTAAAAATAAAAAGCTAGAGATCGAAACGCTTAAAGTCAGAGAAGAATACCGTAAAGAGTTTATGGGGAATGTCTCGCACGAGCTTAAAACGCCATTATTTACAGTACAAGGGTATTTAGAAACACTGCTTGATGGTGCTATCCATGATGAGAAAGTGTCTAGCAAATATCTAGAGAGAGCTAATAAAGGTGTGGAACGACTAATATATATTGTCAAAGATTTGGATATGATTACCAAATTAGAGGTTGGGGACTTGCGATTAGATATTGCGACCTTCGATATTGTGCAATTAATACAAAGTGTTTTTGAGCTGTTAGAAATGAAAGCAGCTAAAAAGAAAATCACCTTAATGTTTGATATGCATTATAAAGAGCCTATAATGGTAAAAGGCGATGAAGAACGTATACAGCAGGTTTTGACAAATTTAATAGTTAATTCTATTAAATATGGAAGAGAAAAAGGGACGACAGAAGTTAGTATAGAAAAGTTAATTAAAAACAAAGCAATAATACGAGTTACGGATAATGGGGAAGGCATCGAGAAAAAAAATATCCCGAGATTATTCGAGCGTTTTTATAGAGTCGATAAAAGTGGTTCTCGTAAAGAAGGTGGCTCTGGTTTAGGTTTGGCAATTGTTAAACATATTGTAGAGGCTCATGACGAGAAAATTTATGTCGAAAGCGAAATTAATATTGGAAGCGAGTTTTCTTTTACGCTTGAAAAAGCGTAAATAATGCTTTAAAATCAATCTTATTTTCAAAGCTCTCAAAACCTGAATAGTTGGCGACTCGGTGGAGCTGATCTAAAGTAAAATCGGATTGACTGCAACTGGCAATCGTTCCGTTTTTGTCTAAATAATCCGCCAAATACTCTTGTTCAAACTGCCCTGGCGTTGGTATAAAAAAGGCCTGTTTACCTAATTTGGCTAAATCCATAATGGTTGTATAGCCAGAACGCGAAATAATAAGATCACTTTTATTAATCGCATTTTGCAATTCTTCGGTTTGCATAAAATTATAAATCGTGAAAGGTGTTTCAAGCATAACGGTCTGTTCTGTTTCAATCTTTCCTCTAACAAAAATCACTTTTCCATTGTAATTAATTAAAGAGGATAGTAGTTGTTCCTCCAGTAACGTGCGCTGTGGTTCTGGACCTGACAACAAAACCAGAATATTGTATTTCGGCTTTAAAGCCACCTTTTCTAATCGACTTAAAGGGCCGATATATTTTAATTCTAACCCTTTGTTATTAAAATCATGACCAAGTAATCCACTTAAATTAGGCGTGTTTTCAAAGTCGGGAATCCAGCACATATCAAAGGCTTTTAAATAACGATCATGGAAGTACGTG is drawn from Psychroserpens sp. NJDZ02 and contains these coding sequences:
- a CDS encoding UDP-N-acetylglucosamine--N-acetylmuramyl-(pentapeptide) pyrophosphoryl-undecaprenol N-acetylglucosamine transferase yields the protein MKKRILVAPLNWGIGHATRCIPIINALLTEGFEPIIASDGQALRLLEKEFESLTFIKLPSYNIKYAKSKQWFKWHMLLQLPKIKKAIKRERNAIKQIVVDYNIQGIISDNRMGVISKQVPSVFITHQLNVLSGNTTRLSTYFHDRYLKAFDMCWIPDFENTPNLSGLLGHDFNNKGLELKYIGPLSRLEKVALKPKYNILVLLSGPEPQRTLLEEQLLSSLINYNGKVIFVRGKIETEQTVMLETPFTIYNFMQTEELQNAINKSDLIISRSGYTTIMDLAKLGKQAFFIPTPGQFEQEYLADYLDKNGTIASCSQSDFTLDQLHRVANYSGFESFENKIDFKALFTLFQA
- a CDS encoding sensor histidine kinase; this encodes MGVFFYLYHVGSLFQLAVFSFATYSVSFLIIQYRVEKFIYKRINKIYKDLTLLESVSFRKNSITTDMATLTKQIDQYAKNKKLEIETLKVREEYRKEFMGNVSHELKTPLFTVQGYLETLLDGAIHDEKVSSKYLERANKGVERLIYIVKDLDMITKLEVGDLRLDIATFDIVQLIQSVFELLEMKAAKKKITLMFDMHYKEPIMVKGDEERIQQVLTNLIVNSIKYGREKGTTEVSIEKLIKNKAIIRVTDNGEGIEKKNIPRLFERFYRVDKSGSRKEGGSGLGLAIVKHIVEAHDEKIYVESEINIGSEFSFTLEKA